Within the Medicago truncatula cultivar Jemalong A17 chromosome 4, MtrunA17r5.0-ANR, whole genome shotgun sequence genome, the region ACATCCATGCCACTTACATGGGTTGTATAAATGGATCTCACGTAATACTttatattatttcatactttccaattatttaaatcatttaactatattttttaaatatcgaTACCACTCTTACAATGATCCTAAATtccatatttataaaaaatggttgtgATTATACAATGTCGTATGATtatacattttatatatttttggataCTTTAACATAATTGTTGtgattatgttataaaaatGGTTGTGATTGACATGACAACCCATGCCGATCCAAATGGTGTTGTGATCGTTAAAAATAATAGCTCGAAACAAAAAGACTTTGTAAAAGTAATAAAGACTTATATTTATAGAATTTCTCTGAACctcaacattttaaaatttttgtcttgaaCCGGCCATGACTGATTGATTCAAGTGGGAGTATGATTGTTTAGTGACTTTCTTGCAAACTTGGCACATtgatagaaagaagaaaaaatgggaAATATCCAAATaaagatattgaaattgaattaggGACAAATATATTTAGTTATGTTTGATATCATGGTGGATGTGTCAGCGATCCACCGTGATACCAAACCTactcttaaatatttatttttcaatatgaCAAAACTTCCATACAATCGATTTTCTTAATAGATCATACGACATAGATTCTCTACCTATGTGGTGGAAAATACACCCAACCATTTTATCTATCATTCTCATATGAGTATAACTCActatatctttatttttctggATCACTTTCTCACTTTTCTCTCATGAAAAAAGTCTGAAGTCAACAAAATGCATGAGATTCAAAGTCActataaaattcattttcaccATATTACATTATGTTTCTATGAACCATTCCATGATATCTAGCTACTTGTGTTGATGTCCTTCTCTACCTTCCTTGTTTTTGTTCCGCATGTCTTCTACAACATGACTTGATGCCATATTATTTGAGGGTCCCCCAAGCCCCAGGCATGAGCCAAGCCAATTGGAGACTTCAGCCATCTCTCTAGGAACTGTATAATGACCAAGCCTACACAAAATAACAAGCCAAAAAGTGAAACAATTGCTTTaactaatgttttaaaaattagacCGAACTGATCAACAAATCAATTTGTCGGTCGGTTCAAATCTAATGGTTTAATGGTTGAACTACAGTTgtttcaaccaattttttttttaagtttctattttgttttagttttttatttatcatctaGTTTAATCGTGGTTGAATCAATTGAACCATGATTCAGAGATTTCATTGATTTGATCTCAAGTATGATTTTTACAACACTACTTTATTATTTCATAGTTGAGTTAATTctactaaaaaattataatttttttaaaaaacggCTTACCCCTCATAGGATTTGAATGTTATATATTGAAACCCCGCTGAGCACAAGGATTGGGCTGACTTCTCTCCATATTTGTAGAGGACTACATCATCAcctgaaaaaaatgaattttagatGTTAACTTAAATAAACtaggctaaactgcacttttcgACTTTTCGCCATCttagtttcaaaatgttgcgattttggtcccctattaaaaaaataaaaatttagccGCTTTTGTTCCAAAATGGatgagaagacgccacgtgtcccaaaaaatgggccataatcgcaactttttgtaaagataaggggtcaaaaagcatatttcccATATGTTAGGGGTCAAAAGATCATATTTCCCTATTCATGGAgtcatattttacatttttttttaataggggaccaaaatcgcaacattttaaaatttaagagatgaaaagtgcagtttagccaATAAACTACTGCTATGCTTTCTGATCACATAAATAAATCACCATTTGAGCATTCAATGCAAATCATAGTAGTATGCACATAAGCTTATTAGGTTAATCAAGCAGAAGCTTATTGATAGAAGCAAAAGATATCTATATATGTAAATTCATTATGAAGTggtaaaaagaaattttaaacaCCATTATCCTGTTGAAGAACTTTTGTGACTGATGggaattaaaatttaataaaatgtcAACAGAAATATTCAGAAATTCCTTAATCCATGCTTTGAGTCTaatgtagtaaaaaaaaaacacaaacatgaACACAAAACTGAACTGACACGTAAACAtctataataatttaagaaaacatAAAGGAGTGAATATAAACATTTGTATCGATGTTATGTGTGTCTGACACACGTTGGACAACAAACATTCCTTCAATTTGAATTGTTAGTGCTATAATAATTTATAACCAAACTCCTactcaaataaaaaactaaatgtCACATATTAAGATGTATAGTGACATACTAATTCCATGGCTCAGAAAAACTGGTAATGAAGCAGCTCTCCTTCTTGCTTCATGTGATAATTCTATCTTGCTCTTTAAGCTCCTACATTAACATCAATTGCAAACCATAGTGTCAATCATTAGAGTTTAGTATGTGACCACATGTTGACAACCAAAGATATAATAATGTGTactaatgatcattttacaacTATACTCGAAGGTGTTTGAACAACGTCCTTAAATTACAAGATCAAACTCGTATCACCTGACGTATACTTCATGAACATAGATAACCAAACATCGCTTGAACAATAATATCGATATATACCTTGATCCCGGAAGCCATCCACTTAGTCCAATAACTGCTCTTAAGTTGAGAGTGTAGGGGAGGCCATTTCCATACCTTCCCATAGCAAAACAAGTTGCAGAATATAGAGCTGTTGCAGCACCCATACTGAAGCCTCCAATCCCAACTTTCACTATACcacaacaaaaatgatattttagtgtctagaaaaatatcaatcacAAGTATCAAATTAATGTGCTTAAATGTAAACTTAGATAAATGAAATCTTTATAttattgggttaattaagtaaatggtcctataaatattcagaattttgtttttaatccatacagaataaaatcatactttttaatccctgtgacatttttcttaagcattttagaAACCAAAAATGTTGACGGAAAATTTTTAcatggactaaaaatgttggTAGAAAATTTTACGgtgactaaaaatgctgatggaaaattttataaggactaaaaagtacGATATTATTTTAtaggaattaaaaatgaaattataaatatttatagggactatttacttaattaaccataTATTATTTAGCTTTGAAAGTACCATCAGCTGGCTCGGTTGACAACAAATTTGCAATATGTGCTGCTGAGGCATCTAAACCCTCCCAATCATCTGGACCATCATCTGATAGTTCTCCCATATCAAACCCTGATCATTGTTAAATAGCAAAATATAAGGCTATAATATACACTTAAATGTACATATTTAACAGTTACACAATTCTGATTTAATAAGGAAAAAAACTAAGAGAACAAGAGGGATTTAACATTACATGCAGTGCAAGAAAAGCGACCAAGTATAGCTACAGGGCGGGTAGGAGCAGTTGGACAAATCCATTTTATCtgcatcatataacatcataaggTTATTATCGAAATACTATAGAGCTACGCACGGACACAGGCACACATGTAGATACtggtaataatttgataaaattgaaacgattgaatgtaatcacatgtgttgaTGTTGTTTCATATCGAACACTAACATGTGTCTTACACGACGATCCTTCAATTTCAAGTATGGATGCTAAAAGGTGAGAATGCAAACTTACATTTGGAAGTGGAAGTGATTCAAGGAGCTGATATGAGCTGCAAAAATAAAACCaagcttaaattttttattatgtgtgTTTCATAGATTAGAATATAAATGAAGATAACAAACATCAATTAGGAAAACAcatattttcttgataaaaatcAATAGATTAAAATGACCTTACTCAATGGTAATTTTTGtgactattaattttttttctattcataTAATTATTCTTCTGTCAATTTAAAAGGCATGTCAAGTACTGTACTAAAAAAAAGTCATGTCAAGTTACTCAATTTAGTAGAAAAACTAAGTTATAATGTGGTCCCTTAGTCCAGAATCTTAGTAGATACTCTTCCAAATCAagctttccaaaaaaataacaactttttcCAACAGAATTTATCCCAAATAGAATCTCAATAGAAGGAAATAAGATAGACAAGGTGTAGGCCATGACCATATTAACCACATTTTACTGCAATATAAAAGTTTACAGCGTAACGGCCTTAAAAACAATCGTGACTGCAACGGCGTTTTAAAACTATGTCGACagtgttataaaaaaaaaatgagacatATGATATAACTGTATTGAAAAGATGGTATCCATACCTCAAACCATTATCACCAAGACCATGCAGCCAAACTATAGTTGCTTGATGTTTTCCTTTAGGCCTCACTACATGTGTCTTACCAAACTCCAAATTAGTTCTTCTAGCAGTTCCACTACCTTCAAAGGGCatataaagtataaaaataGTTGATATTACAAAACATAGTAAGAAAGGTAATGTAATCAAGGTTTGTGACTATGATTGTGGTCGCGACATCAATGATTTTAACGTCTCTATGACCGCATTTCGGCTGCATCAGTTGtatttgaatataatttttcaCAATATCAAAGATTGTAACGGTGGTGCCACAATTTAAAATGTTGACGATAAAATCGATAATCCTCCAAATTGGCCAAGGAATTTATCATTGATGACACATAAAAATGATGCATGgattataaaattgaattttcaagAAAGGAAAATTTCTTGCACGTAATATGAAGAAAAACTAACCAGACCCCAATTGATAACATGCATGGTTCATTTTGCTGTTACAAATTAAACTTCTCAAAGCAACCTCAAACCTATTGAAGACAATCAGGTGACTATAGGAAGAGGTTTTGTAATGAAGAAAATGTAGAATGGTGAAGGCTATTTATACACAAATGAGTAAGGTGGAGttggaataaaataaatatttgtttggtATGCCTCATTGTTGGAATAATATACAGTATACATCGATCGTAAACTGGATCGTAGTATTTACAAGTTGCATTATTTAAACCCTAAGTTTAAATAATGCAAAGTTATGGTAAATACTCTACTATCGAAGACATAAGCACAATTGACCGAAGTTCATAATCAAATTACTTTTGGACCGAAGTTACTATTTTAACGATATGTGTGCAATTTTATATACGTGTAGTGTTCACATCACACCAGCTATAAGGTGTGCTTAGAACCGCCTAAGAGAAAGAAAATCCATTAAAAGGAGATGCATAGATAAACAAAAGCATGAAACCTTTTTTTGGGGCAGAGAGAATCAAAGCAGATCAAAGCACATTCATCCATTCCTAAGGACTCACATATAGTAGAGAATCTATGCTTGTGGGCAGTGgctataaaataaagataaatagcAACAACAAATGAAGAATATTGCTCAAAACAATAAAGAGTATAAAATCATGCTTGTAACTATCACAGTTGTTTATCAAATCCTTCTTGATTGATAGATGGATACCCTCAAGCTATATAgttttttcatttatctttttctttacttttttttttacttcaaaaaaatcaacaaatcaaccAGGGTTGGATCTAACGAAAGAGATCAGTCTCCACAATATCGTGAACAAATATATGAATCCTAGCATAGTAGAAAAAAGTGTCCGCATTTAGTATCTGATCGTGCGTTAAACACGATTACTTCCCATGGAGCATATGAgaaatcataaaagaaaaagtaaatcatcaaaaaatatttatattggaaaaGGAACATGAACTTTTAGGTACTATTTTCCTTCCCCTACTTTCTAGTTCTTATATATAATAACTAAAAGCTCAGTAACTTTGATCTTAAATTAGAAGTGACGAGAAAAAGCACCTAGGTCTTTTACTATAAGTAACCTTCCCTCTCACTTGCTTTCTTGTTTGCCACTTGAagaaaagttttgtttttttttcattgtttatagTCATTCATGAGAAACAGCACAAGTTCAAAGCACacacaaaattaaataactCTAAACATATTTAACTGCAAAATAACATCATAGATTCTTCATTTATTATAAACACAAACATAGTACCTTCTTAAAGAAGAAGGAACCTTAAGAAGCATCAGATAATATGCAAGGCCATTGTTTGCAAAATCTCAATTCTAAATTATTAGTAGATGTTTGCTTGTCTTTTTTATTGGTCTAGTAGAAAATAATTTAGGGCGCATTTGAAAGAGCTTACTTACTTACAACTTTTATGAGTTTATCTTATGATCtaaataaggaaaatgctaacttaTGCCTCAAGATAAGGatctaaaaatagaattaaaaattaaatattgcaTTGAAGAGATAACTTTTTAAGCTTTAAGATTCtaaatgcacaatttccaaaatttaatttctatatttaatttttttatcttgtgcCTTTAGGGCATAAGTTAGCAAAAccctataaataaatataattgtaaCTTTTTGAAACAACTTATAAATATAGTAGTTTAATACATCAAACATTGAGTTAAGCTTCAAAATATTTGCAAGTACACTACCTCACCAACAAGCTCGCAATTGTACCACGCGgctagggatggcaattggacccagatCCAATGGATACCCACAAAAAATAtccacaatgggtagggtaaaaacCCGCTTTTATGGATCTGGACACGGGTACGGGTAAtacccacaaaattaaatgggtacgggcacgggtaagggtactatatTACCCAGACCCGCaacccgcatatacatatttatataatatatcataaattattattattatttttttatgtataattaattaatttatttagctatttcagcttaaacctaaacttaaaccaaacaactgcttaatacaataacaactccattatgccggtgtataattttttagggatattttggatgttttctatttgactaaataccacgattcatattattttatgagttaattttaaaaaattgggatcgtagttttatttcatttgtgatattttttttttcatagttaaagtgcgggtaatggatgcgggtatgggcactgaggtacccatagggtatggggaaggggactaaagttgttgcccacgagggtacgggcacgggtacgggtattttttataaatgcggATATGGGGACGGGCActgtagtaccctacccattgggtacccattgccatccctacacGCGGTGGTCCAATTGCTCCAAGCACATTCCGGCCACCTAAgttaaaaaataactaattcaTAAACACTTTTATGATAAACACTTcataagtactttttttttaacaattaaacTTAATAAGTACTTAATTACAACGTTCACCCCAATGCACCTTGAGTTGACTCCAATTTCTCTTGACTCTTAAGTCTTAATCTTGTTCTTTTGCAAAACTCCAACTTGATATTTGGTTTAATTAAAACTAGCcaattatatttatatcaacGGTTAAACTATAACTGGGTCCGGGTCAACCAATCTAAGCTATGACTTTAACctcaaaatgtcaaaaaaacatctaaagaattcaatttttttcaagcaacaagtggttagaaattcacttttaagaTTAATGATGAGTCTGAACCTTAattcttacatatattatgcgaATTAAGATATACTCGTGGGGACAATTCAATCAGTGGCGGATCCAGAATTTTTGTATAGTGAGGGTCAAATTTAACCTAAATTACACTAGAAGtcatttaagtttgaggtttattacaaataagttttttaaattattttcttcacaCATAAGTTCTTTAACTCTTCAACTGTTTGCACCGTTACCTCttccattaaaaaaagttgAGGTGGATCTTAAGTGTTGACGTGGCAGATCCACATCAacaggaaaaaataatatttttggttcATGTGATATTTGTAAAATGATACCTTCTTGTATGAAAACATTACAAGTAAAAAAATAGAcaggaaaaaataatagtaaaaaaataaataatagtaatcTTGTATAAAAACATTACAAGTAATAAAACAACACACTTGTAAATATCGATCTAaaagatatttattttatacctttgtacctaatttttttatacctTAAAAAGAAATCACTCCCTCCTTGTAACTTCAATTTGAAAGAAAGTGACTAGTCTCCTTTATCGTTATTCATTAGATTAGATGAAAGGTGATGTGTGAACCTTTGAACCTATTCTATTCTTATGCCAATTACTTAATTTGGGTTTTGATTATTACTTATGCTTAATTGCTTAGGGTTTATAAGGGAGCAGAAATGACTAAAGTCCAAAAGCACATATAATAAATCttaaaaagaatttagaatATTTAGTTGTCATTTCGATTATAATTCTCAGTGCTGAgcctttctttcattttgttttgttcctAAGTTATTCAGATTCAAGACACATGAAATCCAAATTTTAGATCATAGAGAGAGAGTCCCCTTATTTACAACTTTTATTGTccaactttaattaataataaaagtatattttaaaTCATTTCAATCTATTAAGTTACTTACAAACATAAGACTAAAGAACTTAcacctatttattttttagaagaagTATTTTAGCAAAATGTATAggataacaattttttagttataacttattAAAAGACTTTAAAAAATAAGTCGATTTAGGTTAACAATctctaaataatataatttttcataaatttttgttatgtaAATATCTCTTATGTGTCCTGACTTTTtgtttatcttatatttattttttgattt harbors:
- the LOC25491341 gene encoding acyl-protein thioesterase 2 encodes the protein MNHACYQLGSGSGTARRTNLEFGKTHVVRPKGKHQATIVWLHGLGDNGLSSYQLLESLPLPNIKWICPTAPTRPVAILGRFSCTAWFDMGELSDDGPDDWEGLDASAAHIANLLSTEPADVKVGIGGFSMGAATALYSATCFAMGRYGNGLPYTLNLRAVIGLSGWLPGSRSLKSKIELSHEARRRAASLPVFLSHGISDDVVLYKYGEKSAQSLCSAGFQYITFKSYEGLGHYTVPREMAEVSNWLGSCLGLGGPSNNMASSHVVEDMRNKNKEGREGHQHK